Proteins encoded by one window of Halosolutus amylolyticus:
- the ileS gene encoding isoleucine--tRNA ligase, producing MSRFGEVDDQYDPHELEQQVFEYWDAVDAYERTVEHRSDGDSFFFVDGPPYTSGSAHMGTTWNKSLKDVYLRFFRMQGYDVTDRPGYDMHGLPIETRVEERLGFENKQDIEEYGEENFIQACKDYANEQLEGLQSDFQDFGVWMDWENPYRTVSPEYMEAAWWGFSKAAERGLVEKGHRSISQCPRCETAIANNEVEYEDVEDPSIYVKFDLEDRGDDQGESPDGASGDDGPASSEGSIVIWTTTPWTIPANTFVAVDEEGDYVGVRAEKDGEEELLYVAEAKHEEVLKEGRYEDYEVVEELSGEDLIGWSYEHPLAEEVPDHVDAEGAFEVYAADYVDTHGEGTGLVHSAPGHGEEDFERGRELGFPIFCPVGGDGVYTEEAGTYAGQFVKDADDEIMADLEENGALLASGTVSHSYGHCWRCDTGIIQIVTDQWFITITDVKDELLENIEDSEWHPEWARDNRFRDFVEEAPDWNVSRQRYWGIPLPVWTPEDRDDDQDRIVISDREELADRVDQEIDPDEVDLHKDTVDDLTITENGTTYTRVPDVFDVWLDSSVASWGTLDFPADDSRFDELWPADFILEAHDQTRGWFWSQLGMGTAALGEIPYQEVLMHGHALMPDGRAMSKSKDILIDPHEAIDRHGRDVMRLFLLSNNPQGDDMRFSWDGMQTMENHLRTLWNVFRFPLPYMRLDEFDPQQTTLEDVDEDLELIDEWILARLQSTKAEMTAHFEEFRQDKAVDALLEFVVEDVSRFYVQAVRERMWEEDDSATKRAAYATIYRVLREVVALLAPYAPFISEEIYGTLTGDAEHDTVHMCDWPAVEEYWEDEQLEEDVALLRAIEEAGANARQQAGRKLRWPVPRVVVAADDERVVEAVDRHTDLLADRLNAREIELVSPDDRWGELQYSAEADMSELGPAFGDRAGRVMNALNEARIEDPSLETIADAVADVLEDDESITEEMVSFVTQTPAGVAGSAFGLNGDDRGVVYVDASLTDDIESEGYAREVIRRVQEMRKDLDLDVEERIALDLEIEDDRVAALVEERTDLVREEVRADEIGTVEDGYREEWDVDGVTMELAIEPIATAEASD from the coding sequence ATGAGCAGGTTCGGCGAGGTCGACGACCAGTACGATCCCCACGAACTCGAACAGCAGGTGTTCGAGTACTGGGACGCGGTCGACGCCTACGAACGGACGGTCGAGCATCGCTCCGACGGTGACTCCTTCTTCTTCGTGGACGGCCCGCCGTACACGTCCGGTTCGGCGCACATGGGGACCACCTGGAACAAATCGCTGAAGGACGTCTACCTCCGCTTCTTCCGGATGCAGGGGTACGACGTCACCGATCGGCCGGGCTACGACATGCACGGCCTGCCGATCGAGACCCGCGTGGAGGAGCGACTCGGCTTCGAGAACAAGCAGGACATCGAGGAGTACGGCGAGGAGAACTTCATCCAGGCGTGCAAGGACTACGCCAACGAGCAACTCGAGGGCCTGCAGTCCGACTTCCAGGATTTCGGCGTCTGGATGGACTGGGAGAATCCCTACCGGACGGTCAGCCCGGAGTACATGGAGGCGGCCTGGTGGGGCTTCTCGAAGGCCGCAGAGCGCGGGCTGGTCGAGAAGGGGCACCGATCGATCTCGCAGTGTCCCCGGTGTGAGACCGCCATCGCGAACAACGAGGTCGAGTACGAGGACGTCGAGGACCCCTCGATATACGTGAAATTCGACCTCGAGGATCGCGGGGACGACCAGGGGGAGTCCCCGGATGGAGCGAGCGGGGACGACGGACCCGCGAGCAGCGAGGGCTCGATCGTCATCTGGACGACCACGCCGTGGACGATCCCCGCGAACACCTTCGTCGCGGTCGACGAAGAGGGCGACTACGTCGGCGTGCGGGCGGAGAAAGACGGCGAGGAGGAACTGCTGTACGTCGCCGAAGCGAAACACGAGGAGGTCCTCAAGGAGGGCCGCTACGAGGACTACGAGGTCGTCGAGGAACTGTCCGGCGAGGACCTGATCGGCTGGTCCTACGAGCACCCGCTCGCCGAGGAGGTCCCCGACCACGTCGACGCCGAGGGCGCGTTCGAGGTTTACGCGGCGGACTACGTCGACACGCACGGCGAGGGTACCGGCCTCGTCCACTCCGCGCCGGGTCACGGTGAGGAGGACTTCGAGCGCGGGCGGGAACTCGGGTTCCCGATCTTCTGTCCCGTCGGCGGCGACGGCGTCTACACCGAGGAGGCCGGCACGTACGCGGGCCAGTTCGTCAAGGACGCCGACGACGAGATCATGGCGGATCTCGAGGAGAACGGAGCGCTGCTGGCGTCGGGCACCGTCTCCCACAGCTACGGCCACTGCTGGCGCTGCGACACGGGGATCATCCAGATCGTCACCGACCAGTGGTTCATCACGATCACGGACGTCAAGGACGAACTCCTCGAGAACATCGAGGACAGCGAGTGGCACCCCGAGTGGGCACGGGACAACCGCTTCCGCGACTTCGTCGAGGAGGCTCCCGACTGGAACGTCTCACGGCAGCGCTACTGGGGCATTCCCCTTCCCGTGTGGACGCCCGAAGACCGCGACGACGACCAGGACCGGATCGTCATCAGCGATCGCGAGGAACTCGCCGATCGGGTCGACCAGGAGATCGACCCGGACGAGGTCGACCTCCACAAGGACACGGTCGACGACCTCACGATCACCGAGAACGGGACCACCTACACCCGCGTTCCCGACGTCTTCGACGTCTGGCTCGACTCCTCCGTGGCGTCGTGGGGGACCCTCGACTTCCCCGCGGACGACAGCCGGTTCGACGAACTCTGGCCCGCGGACTTCATCCTCGAGGCCCACGACCAGACCCGCGGCTGGTTCTGGTCCCAGCTCGGCATGGGCACCGCCGCACTCGGCGAGATTCCCTACCAGGAAGTGCTGATGCACGGCCACGCGCTCATGCCCGACGGCCGCGCGATGAGCAAGTCCAAGGACATCCTGATCGACCCCCACGAGGCGATCGATCGCCACGGCCGGGACGTGATGCGGCTGTTCCTGCTGTCGAACAACCCGCAGGGCGACGACATGCGCTTCTCCTGGGACGGGATGCAGACGATGGAGAATCACCTCCGGACGCTCTGGAACGTCTTCCGGTTCCCGCTGCCGTACATGCGACTGGACGAGTTCGATCCACAGCAGACGACGCTCGAGGACGTCGACGAGGATCTGGAACTGATCGACGAGTGGATCCTCGCCCGCCTCCAGTCCACGAAGGCCGAGATGACCGCCCACTTCGAGGAGTTCCGCCAGGACAAGGCGGTCGACGCCCTCCTCGAGTTCGTCGTCGAGGACGTCTCGCGGTTCTACGTGCAGGCGGTCCGGGAACGCATGTGGGAGGAAGACGACAGCGCCACCAAACGGGCCGCCTACGCGACGATCTACCGGGTGCTCCGGGAGGTCGTCGCCCTGCTCGCGCCGTACGCGCCGTTCATCAGCGAGGAGATCTACGGCACCCTGACCGGCGACGCCGAGCACGACACCGTCCACATGTGCGACTGGCCGGCGGTCGAGGAGTACTGGGAGGACGAACAGCTCGAGGAGGACGTCGCGCTCCTGCGGGCGATCGAGGAGGCCGGCGCGAACGCCCGCCAGCAGGCCGGGCGCAAACTCCGCTGGCCCGTCCCGCGGGTCGTCGTCGCGGCCGACGACGAGCGAGTCGTCGAGGCCGTCGACCGGCACACCGACCTGCTGGCCGACCGGCTCAACGCCCGCGAGATCGAACTGGTCTCGCCGGACGATCGCTGGGGCGAACTCCAGTACAGCGCCGAGGCGGACATGAGCGAACTCGGCCCGGCCTTCGGCGATCGCGCCGGGCGGGTCATGAACGCCCTCAACGAGGCCCGGATCGAGGACCCGAGCCTCGAGACGATCGCGGACGCCGTCGCGGACGTCCTCGAAGACGACGAGTCCATCACCGAGGAGATGGTCTCCTTCGTCACCCAGACGCCCGCGGGCGTCGCCGGAAGCGCGTTCGGCCTGAACGGCGACGATCGCGGCGTCGTCTACGTCGACGCCTCGCTGACCGACGACATCGAGAGCGAGGGCTACGCCCGCGAGGTCATCCGCCGGGTCCAGGAGATGCGCAAGGACCTCGACCTCGACGTCGAGGAGCGGATCGCGCTCGACCTCGAGATCGAGGACGATCGCGTCGCCGCCCTCGTCGAGGAGCGGACGGACCTGGTCCGCGAGGAGGTCCGCGCCGACGAGATCGGGACGGTCGAGGACGGCTACCGCGAGGAGTGGGACGTCGACGGCGTGACGATGGAACTGGCGATCGAGCCGATCGCGACGGCCGAAGCGTCGGACTAG
- a CDS encoding A24 family peptidase C-terminal domain-containing protein has product MTLAFASATVPDLLRLVALPVFAWAAIRDVRTRRVSSTVWIPLAAIGTVTLVWDGWTARQAGGLAWTHDFLVPAAISLGLVVPIAYLFWWLGGFGGADAKALLVLALLFPTFPQYTVGTWTLPVSGTPIEAFSFTILSNAVLVGLALPIVLAARNAVAGRIAPVMFVGWPVSWEAVAERHGTLLSTPEGLSRNGLDLDALRMYLRWRGLTLADLRDAPGRYRDPASLPDEPNPPTDGAVAAGPDVRSDGGTAEAGPETGAIDASGVDRTPAADDPWGAAAFLDDIEGTAYGTTPDELREGLEVLTANETVWISPGAPFLVPVFAGLVIGLLYGDLLVGTIV; this is encoded by the coding sequence GTGACACTCGCCTTCGCGTCGGCGACGGTGCCGGATCTCCTGCGACTCGTCGCCCTCCCCGTCTTCGCGTGGGCCGCGATCCGCGACGTTCGGACCAGGCGCGTCTCGAGCACCGTCTGGATCCCCCTCGCGGCGATCGGAACCGTGACGCTCGTCTGGGACGGCTGGACCGCCCGGCAGGCGGGCGGCCTGGCCTGGACCCACGACTTTCTCGTCCCGGCGGCGATCAGCCTGGGGCTGGTCGTCCCGATCGCGTACCTGTTCTGGTGGCTCGGCGGCTTCGGCGGCGCGGACGCGAAGGCGCTGCTCGTGCTCGCCCTGCTGTTCCCGACCTTTCCGCAGTACACCGTCGGCACGTGGACGCTCCCCGTCTCGGGCACGCCGATCGAGGCGTTCTCGTTCACGATCCTCTCGAACGCCGTCCTCGTCGGACTGGCGCTCCCGATCGTCCTCGCGGCCCGCAACGCCGTCGCCGGGCGCATCGCGCCCGTCATGTTCGTCGGCTGGCCGGTCTCCTGGGAGGCGGTCGCCGAGCGCCACGGGACGTTGCTCTCGACGCCGGAGGGGCTCTCCCGGAACGGACTCGATCTCGACGCCCTGCGGATGTACCTCCGCTGGCGCGGACTGACGCTCGCCGACCTGCGCGACGCGCCCGGTCGGTACCGGGACCCGGCGTCGCTCCCCGACGAGCCGAACCCACCGACCGACGGGGCGGTCGCGGCCGGCCCCGACGTTCGAAGCGACGGGGGGACGGCGGAGGCTGGACCCGAGACTGGCGCCATCGACGCGTCGGGTGTCGATCGAACGCCGGCCGCCGACGACCCGTGGGGCGCCGCGGCATTCCTGGACGACATCGAGGGGACGGCCTACGGCACCACGCCGGACGAACTGCGGGAGGGGCTCGAGGTGCTCACGGCGAACGAGACGGTCTGGATCTCGCCGGGCGCACCGTTTCTCGTCCCGGTGTTCGCCGGGCTGGTGATCGGCCTGCTGTACGGCGATCTGCTTGTCGGGACGATCGTCTAG
- a CDS encoding uracil-DNA glycosylase has product MPASDSDSDSGSRDDPPFPTARHVLEDDCRRCPALVEHRECISWGTGDPDASVVVVGEAPGYGTPEADRWRGGNWTAKAYTSRHSGRRIRRMLAQVGYGEEAYYTNAVKCFPADPEAPTSNREPTAEERANCRTHLLTELDLVDPDVVLATGKHATKTVLAAENQDLDGFVDGVLDPIDCDRLGVWLVPILHPSYQDVWIGRLGYDADEYLAAIGETLDELCTTRVDSRRG; this is encoded by the coding sequence GTGCCCGCGTCCGACTCCGACTCCGACTCCGGATCTCGAGACGATCCACCCTTCCCGACCGCTCGCCACGTCCTCGAAGACGACTGCCGGCGCTGCCCGGCGCTCGTCGAGCACCGCGAGTGCATCTCGTGGGGCACCGGCGATCCCGACGCGAGCGTCGTGGTCGTCGGCGAAGCGCCCGGCTACGGCACCCCCGAGGCCGATCGGTGGCGGGGCGGCAACTGGACCGCCAAGGCCTACACCTCGCGTCACTCCGGTCGCCGGATTCGGCGCATGCTCGCACAGGTCGGCTACGGAGAGGAGGCGTACTACACGAACGCGGTGAAGTGTTTTCCCGCCGATCCCGAGGCGCCGACGAGCAACCGCGAACCGACCGCGGAAGAGCGCGCGAACTGTCGGACCCACCTGCTGACCGAACTCGATCTCGTCGATCCCGACGTCGTCCTCGCGACCGGGAAACACGCGACGAAGACGGTTCTCGCGGCCGAGAACCAGGACCTCGACGGCTTCGTCGACGGCGTGCTCGACCCGATCGACTGCGATCGGCTCGGGGTGTGGCTCGTCCCGATCCTGCATCCCTCCTACCAGGACGTCTGGATCGGCCGACTGGGATACGACGCCGACGAGTACCTCGCGGCGATCGGGGAGACACTGGACGAACTGTGCACGACGAGGGTCGACTCGAGGCGGGGATAG
- a CDS encoding inorganic phosphate transporter, giving the protein MVETVLLVGIVASIFVGFNIGGSSTGITWGPSVGAGIVKKTSAAAIMTFFVFFGGWTVGRNVMDTLSEGIITIDLTLTSGVAILFFIGLGILVANVFGVPVPTSMTTVGAIAGLGLATGTLNYVTIAEIISWWVVTPIIGFWIGAMIGRYIYPEVNRRVKIEKSDGPLLTLDRRGSVPKPTFGPNTTWRELATTVVVLIIGCYMAFSAGASNVPNAAAPLVGGAGGLDADVAIMVATLAIGLGGFTIARRTMDSVGGELSDIPLLAALFVMVTASTITTALSYIGIPISLVMATVMTIVGIGWGRATRPITFREAVTRDVEDTEIVPGAITAEEMEGEPSPPIGEEEPEAVLNAGDLFNPRAIIKYVSMWIIGPSMSTILAYGFFIIVPGVA; this is encoded by the coding sequence ATGGTCGAAACCGTGCTGTTGGTCGGGATCGTCGCCTCGATTTTCGTCGGCTTCAACATCGGCGGGTCATCGACAGGGATCACCTGGGGCCCGTCCGTCGGTGCCGGAATCGTAAAGAAGACGTCGGCGGCAGCGATCATGACGTTCTTCGTCTTTTTCGGCGGGTGGACCGTCGGCCGGAACGTGATGGACACGCTCAGTGAGGGCATCATCACGATCGATCTCACGCTGACGTCGGGCGTCGCGATCCTCTTTTTCATCGGGCTGGGAATCCTCGTCGCCAACGTCTTCGGCGTCCCCGTCCCGACGTCGATGACGACCGTCGGGGCGATCGCCGGACTCGGTCTGGCGACCGGTACTCTCAACTACGTGACGATCGCGGAGATCATCTCCTGGTGGGTCGTGACGCCGATCATCGGGTTCTGGATCGGCGCGATGATCGGCCGCTACATCTATCCGGAGGTCAATCGACGGGTGAAGATCGAAAAGTCCGACGGACCGTTACTGACGCTCGATCGTCGGGGCTCGGTCCCGAAACCGACGTTCGGCCCGAACACGACCTGGCGGGAACTCGCCACGACGGTGGTCGTCCTCATCATCGGCTGTTACATGGCGTTTAGCGCCGGTGCGAGTAACGTTCCCAACGCCGCCGCGCCGCTGGTCGGCGGTGCCGGCGGACTGGACGCGGACGTCGCGATTATGGTCGCCACGCTCGCGATCGGACTCGGCGGCTTCACCATCGCCCGCCGAACGATGGACTCGGTCGGGGGTGAACTGAGCGACATCCCCCTGCTCGCGGCGCTGTTCGTCATGGTGACCGCGTCGACGATCACGACCGCGCTCTCGTACATCGGGATTCCAATTAGCCTCGTGATGGCGACGGTGATGACGATCGTCGGCATCGGCTGGGGGCGGGCGACCCGTCCGATCACCTTCCGCGAGGCGGTTACCCGCGACGTGGAAGACACCGAAATCGTTCCGGGCGCGATCACCGCCGAGGAGATGGAAGGCGAACCGTCACCACCGATCGGCGAGGAAGAACCCGAAGCGGTGCTCAACGCGGGCGACCTCTTCAACCCGCGGGCCATTATCAAGTACGTCTCGATGTGGATCATCGGCCCTTCGATGTCGACGATCCTGGCCTACGGGTTCTTCATCATCGTTCCGGGCGTCGCCTGA
- a CDS encoding universal stress protein: MLSKILVPMDDSEYAGHALEYALENHPDAEVTVLHVVGVPSMMMGDAVGLSLEDDISDAAAERADPVFERAWTIADERDREIETIFGIGHPSRNIISRADDYDTIVLGSHGADWSRATHRFLVGNVAETVSKRSEVPVTIVH, from the coding sequence ATGCTCTCGAAAATTCTCGTCCCGATGGACGACTCCGAGTACGCCGGCCACGCCCTCGAGTACGCGCTCGAGAACCATCCAGACGCCGAGGTCACCGTCCTCCACGTCGTCGGCGTCCCGTCGATGATGATGGGCGACGCGGTGGGACTCTCGCTCGAGGACGACATCAGCGACGCCGCCGCCGAACGCGCCGACCCCGTCTTCGAACGTGCTTGGACGATCGCAGACGAACGGGATCGGGAAATCGAGACGATCTTCGGCATCGGCCATCCGTCCCGGAACATCATCAGCCGTGCCGACGACTACGACACGATCGTGCTCGGGAGCCACGGCGCGGACTGGTCCCGCGCGACACACCGGTTTCTCGTCGGGAACGTCGCGGAGACGGTGTCCAAACGGTCCGAGGTGCCGGTGACGATCGTTCACTGA
- a CDS encoding inorganic phosphate transporter, with product MTEVLLLVGLLVAVFVGYNIGGATTGPAFGPAVGANVITKLAAAALMSIFFFLGAITIGPNVVTTLGDELVHTTDVFTMRSNVAVLFFIGGALFVGNYAGVPASTSMTAVGAIAALGLATGELNWAVMGEIVVWWIVAPIIGFWVAGVVGRYFYPQINAWVAIEANQEGREMITVDRSGTVPRLRFGVGADRREITGAFVVVAIGCLMAFSSGTSNIANAIAPIYGTGDVDMIPLILLGSAAVAVGCFTIARRTLDTLGNDITNLPITAAIVVAVIASTIVIVLSAIGIPASFVVVATMCIIGLGWGRATRTTTLSDARRGEETRVSVGALTAEEEGETPPEIGEEEPEDIPQASDLFDPSTTARVIIMQNVVPIIATVGAFLTFRFVPIFGF from the coding sequence GTGACGGAAGTACTGTTGCTCGTGGGGCTTCTCGTTGCGGTCTTCGTCGGCTACAACATCGGCGGTGCGACGACGGGACCGGCGTTCGGGCCCGCCGTCGGCGCCAACGTGATCACGAAACTCGCGGCGGCAGCGCTGATGTCGATTTTCTTCTTTCTCGGCGCGATCACGATCGGCCCGAACGTCGTCACGACGCTCGGGGACGAACTCGTGCACACGACCGACGTCTTCACTATGCGATCGAACGTCGCCGTCCTCTTTTTCATCGGCGGCGCGCTGTTCGTCGGCAACTACGCCGGCGTTCCGGCGTCGACGTCGATGACCGCGGTCGGCGCGATCGCCGCGCTCGGCCTCGCGACCGGCGAACTCAACTGGGCGGTGATGGGCGAGATCGTCGTCTGGTGGATCGTCGCCCCGATCATCGGCTTCTGGGTGGCCGGCGTCGTCGGCCGGTACTTCTACCCTCAGATCAACGCGTGGGTCGCCATCGAGGCCAATCAGGAGGGCCGCGAGATGATCACCGTCGATCGATCGGGGACGGTTCCCCGACTCCGATTCGGGGTCGGCGCGGACCGGCGGGAGATCACCGGCGCGTTCGTCGTCGTCGCGATCGGCTGTCTGATGGCGTTCTCCTCGGGTACGAGTAACATCGCGAACGCGATCGCCCCGATCTACGGCACCGGCGACGTCGACATGATCCCGCTCATTCTGCTCGGCTCTGCCGCCGTCGCAGTGGGGTGTTTCACGATCGCCCGCCGGACGCTCGACACGCTCGGCAACGACATCACGAACCTCCCGATTACGGCGGCGATCGTCGTCGCCGTCATCGCCTCGACGATCGTCATCGTTCTCTCGGCGATCGGCATTCCCGCGAGTTTCGTCGTGGTCGCGACGATGTGCATCATCGGGCTCGGCTGGGGTCGGGCAACCCGGACGACGACGCTCTCCGACGCTCGCCGTGGCGAGGAGACCCGCGTCTCAGTCGGCGCGCTCACCGCGGAAGAGGAGGGGGAGACGCCGCCCGAGATCGGCGAGGAGGAACCCGAGGACATTCCCCAGGCGTCCGACCTGTTCGATCCGTCGACGACGGCGCGGGTCATCATCATGCAGAACGTCGTGCCGATCATCGCGACGGTCGGCGCGTTTCTCACGTTCCGGTTCGTCCCCATCTTCGGGTTCTGA
- a CDS encoding enoyl-CoA hydratase/isomerase family protein, whose protein sequence is MPAYENLTVDRDDGVTTVTLQSTAGRNALHLEMANELVAVATALGEDPDARCIVLTHDGDFFGSGADLTEFSGDESDAPLLRRLAGRLHEAIVQFHQSETPVVGGIDGIAAGAGFSLALMPDLVVLGDEATLKFAYPGIGLTGDGGATFYLPRLVGLRTAKEIVLRDEPIDPEEAVEMGLATEVVPTDAFDDRLADLASEVASGPTTAFGTTTRLLTESFDRDLEAQLAAETNAIANATHTEDYARGLDAFFGDDDPEFVGR, encoded by the coding sequence ATGCCCGCGTACGAGAACCTCACGGTGGATCGCGACGACGGCGTCACGACGGTAACGCTCCAGAGCACGGCCGGCCGAAACGCCTTGCACCTGGAGATGGCGAACGAACTGGTGGCCGTGGCCACCGCGCTCGGCGAAGACCCGGACGCGAGATGTATCGTCCTGACTCACGACGGGGATTTCTTCGGGAGTGGGGCCGATCTCACCGAATTTTCGGGCGACGAATCCGACGCCCCGCTGCTCCGGCGACTGGCTGGCCGCCTCCACGAGGCGATCGTCCAGTTCCACCAGTCCGAAACGCCTGTCGTCGGCGGTATCGACGGGATCGCCGCCGGGGCCGGGTTCAGCCTCGCGCTCATGCCCGATCTGGTCGTCCTCGGCGACGAGGCGACGCTGAAATTCGCGTACCCGGGAATCGGACTGACCGGCGACGGCGGGGCGACGTTCTACCTCCCGCGACTCGTCGGCCTCCGGACCGCGAAGGAGATCGTCCTGCGTGACGAACCGATCGATCCCGAGGAGGCCGTCGAGATGGGGCTCGCGACCGAAGTCGTCCCGACCGACGCGTTCGACGATCGGCTCGCGGACCTCGCGAGCGAGGTGGCGTCGGGGCCGACGACGGCGTTCGGGACGACGACCCGCCTGCTGACCGAGAGCTTCGATCGGGACCTCGAGGCCCAACTCGCCGCGGAGACGAACGCCATCGCGAACGCGACCCACACCGAGGATTACGCGCGGGGCCTCGACGCGTTCTTCGGCGACGACGATCCCGAGTTCGTCGGCCGGTAA
- a CDS encoding HIT family protein codes for MSTIFSQIVEGEIPARIVYEDETTVAFLDANPLAPGHTLVIPKDEYERLNDVPGDVADDLYATIHRLVPVVEEAVDADATTVAFNNGEEAGQEVPHVHCHIVPRFEGDGGGPIHAIAGDRPDLDDDELDEIAGEIESNA; via the coding sequence ATGAGTACGATCTTCAGCCAGATCGTGGAGGGAGAGATTCCGGCACGTATCGTGTACGAAGACGAGACGACGGTCGCCTTTCTCGACGCCAACCCGCTCGCGCCGGGCCACACGCTGGTGATCCCGAAAGACGAGTACGAACGGCTGAACGACGTCCCCGGCGACGTCGCCGACGACCTCTACGCGACCATCCACCGGCTGGTTCCCGTCGTCGAGGAGGCAGTCGACGCCGACGCGACCACCGTCGCGTTCAACAACGGCGAGGAAGCCGGCCAGGAGGTCCCCCACGTTCACTGCCACATCGTCCCCCGGTTCGAGGGCGACGGTGGCGGCCCCATCCACGCCATCGCCGGCGATCGACCCGACCTGGACGACGACGAACTCGACGAGATCGCCGGAGAGATCGAGTCGAACGCCTGA
- the fer gene encoding ferredoxin Fer, producing the protein MPTVEYLNYEVLDDQGWDMDDDDLFDQAADAGLDDEDYGSLDVAEGEYILEAAEAQGYDWPFSCRAGACANCAAIVKEGEIQMDMQQILSDEEVEDKNVRLTCIGSAETDEVKIVYNAKHLDYLQNRVI; encoded by the coding sequence ATGCCCACGGTAGAATACCTCAACTACGAAGTGCTGGACGACCAGGGCTGGGACATGGACGACGACGATCTCTTCGACCAGGCCGCCGACGCCGGTCTGGACGACGAGGACTACGGCTCCCTCGACGTCGCCGAGGGCGAATACATCCTCGAGGCCGCCGAGGCACAGGGCTACGACTGGCCCTTCTCCTGTCGCGCAGGTGCCTGCGCGAACTGCGCGGCGATCGTCAAGGAGGGCGAGATCCAGATGGACATGCAGCAGATCCTCAGCGACGAGGAGGTCGAGGACAAGAACGTCCGGCTGACCTGCATCGGGTCCGCCGAGACTGACGAGGTCAAGATCGTCTACAACGCGAAACACCTCGACTACCTGCAGAACCGCGTCATTTAA